The following proteins are encoded in a genomic region of Gemmatimonadota bacterium:
- a CDS encoding DUF4926 domain-containing protein, protein MKEHDLVVLKGPVVEHGLVEGDIGTVVHLYEDGAAAEVEFARANGTTVAVVTLDAAQLRPVGDSEILHVRELAS, encoded by the coding sequence ATGAAGGAACACGATCTGGTGGTGCTGAAGGGGCCGGTCGTGGAGCACGGCCTCGTGGAGGGCGATATCGGGACCGTTGTCCACCTCTACGAGGACGGCGCGGCAGCCGAGGTAGAGTTCGCCCGTGCCAACGGGACCACCGTGGCGGTGGTTACGCTCGACGCAGCTCAGCTTCGCCCCGTCGGCGACTCGGAGATCCTCCACGTCCGCGAGCTGGCTTCGTAA